A stretch of Rhinopithecus roxellana isolate Shanxi Qingling chromosome 12, ASM756505v1, whole genome shotgun sequence DNA encodes these proteins:
- the TEKT2 gene encoding tektin-2, translating into MATLSVKPSQRFQLPDWHTNSYLLSTNAQLQRDASHQIRQEARVLRNETNNQTIWDEHDNRTRLVERIDTVNRWKEMLDKCLTDLDAEIDALTQMKDSAEQNLQAKNLPLDVAIECLTLRESRRDIDVVKDPVEDELHKEVEVIEATKKALQQKVSQAFEQLCLLQEVRQQLNSDHRGKMETLEIDRGCLSLNLRSPNISLKVDPTRVPDGSTTLQQWDDFSQFNKDRGEAEMKAATELREAIALTIAETNNELEAQRVATEFAFRKRLREMEKVYSELKWQEKNTLEEIAELQEDIRHLEEDLRTKFLSLKLSHTRLDARTYRPNVELCRDQAQYGLTDEVHQLEATIAALKQKLAQAQDALDALYKHLARLQADIACKANSMLLDTKCMDTRRKLTVPAEKFVPEVDTFTRTTDSTLSPLKSCHLELA; encoded by the exons TTCCCATCAGATCCGCCAGGAGGCCCGGGTGCTCCGTAATGAGACCAACAACCAG ACCATTTGGGATGAACATGACAACAGGACTCGACTGGTGGAGAGGATTGATACTGTCAACCGGTGGAAGGAGATGCTGGACAAGTGTCTGACAGATTTAGATGCCGAGATCGACGCCCTGACACAG ATGAAGGACTCAGCAGAGCAAAACCTGCAGGCCAAGAACCTACCTCTGGATGTGGCCATTGAGTGCCTGACCCTGCGGGAAAGCCGGCGAGACATTGATGTGGTAAAGGACCCTGTGGAGGATGAGCTGCATAAAGAGGTGGAGGTCATCGAGGCCACCAAAAAGGCCTTGCAACAGAAGGTCAGCCAGGCCTTCGAGCAGCTGTG CCTCCTGCAGGAAGTCCGACAGCAGCTCAACTCCGACCATCGGGGCAAAATGGAGACACTGGAGATCGACAGAGGCTGTCTCTCTCTCAACCTCAGATCCCCAAATATCTCGCTGAAGGTCGACCCCACACGTGTCCCTGATGG CTCCACCACACTCCAGCAGTGGGATGACTTCAGTCAGTTCAACAAGGACCgaggggaggctgagatgaaggCAGCCACGGAGCTGAGGGAGGCCATTGCTCTAACTATTGCTGAG ACCAACAACGAGCTTGAAGCCCAGAGAGTTGCAACGGAATTTGCCTTCAGGAAGCGGCTGCGGGAGATGGAGAAAGTGTACAGTGAGCTCAAGTGGCAAGAGAAGAAT ACCTTGGAGGAGATCGCTGAGCTGCAGGAGGACATCCGGCATCTGGAGGAGGATCTGCGCACAAAGTTCCTGAGCCTGAAGCTGTCCCATACCCGGCTAGATGCCAGAACCTACCGGCCCAATGTGGAACTCTGCCGGGACCAG GCACAGTATGGCCTCACTGACGAGGTTCACCAGCTTGAGGCAACCATCGCTGCCCTGAAGCAGAAGCTGGCACAAGCACA GGACGCACTGGACGCCCTGTACAAGCACCTGGCCCGGCTGCAGGCTGACATTGCCTGCAAGGCCAACTCCATGCTGCTGGACACCAAGTGCATGGACACTCGGCGCAAGCTGACCGTGCCTGCTGAGAAGTTCGTGCCTGAGGTGGACACCTTCACACGTACCACAGATAGCACCCTGAGTCCACTCAAAAGCTGCCACCTGGAGCTGGCCTAG